In Cuculus canorus isolate bCucCan1 chromosome 27, bCucCan1.pri, whole genome shotgun sequence, the following proteins share a genomic window:
- the LOC128849298 gene encoding phospholipid phosphatase 2-like, with amino-acid sequence MWCCQGCALRKREAASASRPWEEDHPYLTLVNSPYQRGFYCNDDSIRYPYKVDTITHGLMAGVTIPCTVAIISTGEAYLVYTERLYSKSEFNNYLAALYKPCPPASLALHPHLQQVWSCQTLTELPTPLSCQL; translated from the exons ATGTGGTGCTGCCAGGGATGCGCTCTCCGGAAGCGCGAGGCGGCGAGCGCCAGCC GGCCATGGGAGGAGGATCATCCCTACCTGACGTTGGTGAACTCGCCGTACCAGCGGGGCTTCTACTGCAATGATGACTCCATCCGCTACCCCTACAAGGTGGACACCATCACCCATGGCCTCATGGCTGGGGTCACCATCCCCTGCACTGTTGCCATT ATCTCCACAGGGGAGGCGTACCTGGTCTACACAGAGCGCCTCTACTCCAAGTCGGAGTTCAACAACTACCTGGCCGCCCTCTACAAGCCTTGTCCTCCTGCATCTCTTGCTCTGCATCCACATCTACAGCAGGTTTGGTCCTGCCAAACCTTAACCGAGCTGCCCACACCTCTCTCCTGCCAGCTCTAA